The Syngnathus typhle isolate RoL2023-S1 ecotype Sweden linkage group LG3, RoL_Styp_1.0, whole genome shotgun sequence genome window below encodes:
- the LOC133151096 gene encoding uncharacterized protein K02A2.6-like — MLEMLHQTHTGMTKMKGLARSYMWWPGMDQDVERTVRACHECQAHQKAPASAPLHPWEWPESPWSRIHVDYAGPFLGEMFLVIVDAHSKWLDVYPTKTCRSLVTIEKLRQSFSYFGIPKMLVSDNGTCFTSAEFEAFMKQNGISHVRSAPFHPSSNGLAERPVQTFKEGMKKMKEGTIQTRLSRFLFSYRITPHATTGLSPAELMMSRRLRSALDLVVPDMKTKVLVLVKL; from the coding sequence atgttagaaatgttacatcaaactcacacaggaatgactaaaatgaaaggtttggcaagATCATACATGTGGTGGCCTGGAATGGATCAGGATGTAGAGAGAACGGTTCGAGCATGTCACGAATGTCAGGCACATCAAAAAGCGcctgcttctgctcctctacacccgtgggaatggcctgaatcaccatggtcaaggattcatgtggactatgcaggaccttttctaggagaaatgtttctcgtaattgtggatgcacattcaaagtggttggatgtttaccctacaaaaacatgcagatcCTTAGTCACAATCGAGAAACTCAGACAGAGCTTCAGTTATTTTGGAATACCAAAAATGCTGGTGTCCGACAATGGAACTTGCTTCACAAGTGCTGAGTTTGaagcgttcatgaagcaaaatggtatcagtcatgtgagatccgctccttttcacccatcctcaaatggactcgcagagagaccagttcaaacttttaaagaggggatgaagaagatgaaagaagggacaatacaaacaaggttatcaagattcttgtttagctaccggatcacacctcacgcaacaacaggcttatcacctgccgaactcatgatgtcacgcagactaaggtccgccctggatttggttgttccggatatgaaaaccaaag